A genomic window from Peptococcus niger includes:
- a CDS encoding S-layer homology domain-containing protein, producing MNRQKKLQSKGGKVPGGARLFSSPYFPGQDPDNDKKPLIYANVNAVFSTKGLDGGKFDWGGVFGKDQDGKTNKAQIVFEQIDYDTSTRTGVKFFLKVDKDGTYTWSDDQGKPTKLPLYSKELKPFKYEVLLDEDVSDHVKLLTARFFGTREKYYFGEPDPVTGEIVGTINLDLSLQQIASTKFTSKWNTGVEEADRPTVEGSFLPGNETDPEMYGIFKFPSNDTGKTIIRNDQLDPNNPGEYSEYRAADLEKTPKVDVADPDPDSTDTYVLDRDNKKISYKEKTYRYTFTYDVINGGKLTMTEIIPVTFDANGGKFASITEEGADQKIVKEVDYDGTLTDKAEEPTQDRETFKGWSTTTDGKTPATDADFKNITKAKTFYAIWVNNPITAEELTVNESFKEDGTTEYVNDFIPPLDTLKGQVKIKDANGDPQPLAADDTFEILKDDGQTAFTQAEIDDGTLKDYLYEKLKEKDNPKGEPTRVETVKAKVTYANGTSRTVDIPIKVIKNIYEAKTKEGKPIYVPGDYVKVTLDPTKKATDPQKIYYYVNPAAKVVIPGEDPTGTDGNVFAKWTMKADTASGEGADYTLRDRHQFAAASTIEAQYEKEKQGIINIKYVDENGKEIDSKYHVDGVDYPSTKEGKSGALATEKEYPTPGPAFKGYIYTSRDAIKSQHYNDPATDTITYQYTKKVTTDDKSTSWVYFPVVFDANGGEFKSDTATQKTVYVYFDGNDATVEKVTFKEVKDEFEKAYSNPTKDGFDFKEWQNAKTNGTKPADDYEIQFKGWDWEADPDNGYVPETFYAHYEQASALVKYLDLDGKPIADEFKIDGVEYPTEKEGKLGEAIASDVFTKDNAPKLIGYKFNRIELNPVNSKYALDNKATIKIYYEKLPDVIPAKDGSGNPNEKPEGYVEVKFVPTDKAKDTTEKIFYVNPKKDVTIPIADPEAKATYTFKEWKMGADAKGAVYTPSTGQKFTDDLTVITATYEETKNIIPYDPSVPDPMVRPEGYVRVTFAADMGLKLTEQKAYYVKKNAGITLGNADLVKPAYKEETGYKFKEWDKEDTLTIAEADILVTAKATKLDPVIPEKDGEGNPNDKPEGYKEVTFVVKIGDEAKGKVTGVAKFYVNPTEYVTINPPATKANTGYEFGAWDKDATIPTVYKEDTTITGSFNGLKDVIPKTKDDDSEKPAGYVKVTFELEKLDGKEAGKIVDGETITYFVKPNTDVTIPQPGTLVNTGYEFKTWNPDTSKKAQYSQDTTVKGNFKKLENIIPSKKDDGTPNAKPDGYITVTFDKGDHGKDITGKTVYYVNPKADPLKKLGDTLIKKPTVKAETGYKFTGWDTKDDFEIKADKTVKAKYDSIDDVVPKTKDDESEKPEDYITVTFVKGEHGKELTGQAVYYVNPNKAVVLKEKAPTAVPNTGYKFARWDVSIDQAIQYKDGAEITALYNDPGNISTTEVASYVKVEFKPGTNGALEGTQAYWIKPGVEVNIPAPAVKPNVGYKFDKWDKSLTVTAKAGDPTYEITATYTEKATIIPKTKSDDSEKPNGYVTVTFTTDGNGSLEGTTTYFVNPNKEADFTQIADNLTKKPNIGYTEKGGSWNSTDFKKTFNANAEFKFGFKKLEDVIPAKEGEDRPEGYVTVKLIPTDKATVATEKSYWVKADTEVTITDKPMGTKVKDANDITYDYTFAGWTVTRGTIASWNDENIKGKFIQDTEITAKYNLKLVDVMPLPLAQDNVVTPIGETPDVNTLIKNKDKLPENTTINYATGGEPSVDKAGKTTAKVEVKYPNGKTTIVEVPITVVNNVIPKVDENTKKPDGYVMVTFEIEGKGGTIADGETTVYYVNPKQDVTIPQPDTIADTGYMFDKWDKDTKTPTKYLDETTVKGSFKSQKDIIPATNDDGTKNDKPEGYVTLTFDKGEQGKEITGQRVYYVNPKTDPAKMLGDTLIKKPEVKAATGWKQKADADAWDTPDTFEITADKTVKAQYEPLADVIPQEKEDGTDKPDGYISVTFSTETNGKIEGTDKTTRVIYVNPNKAVVLNDQAPKVTPNTGFEFADWDTQIEKAIQYKDKDVIKAKYNTIGDVIPQGKPDGSDKPAGYLTVTFVKGNHGELNGQTVYYVKPSTEVTVPAPAVTPASGWKHEGWDKALTQTFTEDTTITAQYDSFGDIIPQEKTDGSDKPDGYVTVTFNKGANGSLEGQTVYYVNPTAGKTLADVIHPTIKPATGFTSAGWDKEDTTAITGDITVTAKYQSENDVIPKTKDDGTENDKPEGYITVTFEKGEHGRLNGKTVYYVNPKKAVVLKDQAPDVTPDKDYTFTGWDTTIEKAIQYKDGDKITAKYTEKETKPGRRSGGSSGGSGGVLVPSTPKPTPEKPSEGDLNKDDHYQYLIGYPDGTFAPNRGMTRAEVATMFTRLLKDRPVKWLHYSSGLSDIYAGDWYADTVGYAVEKGIVSGYPDGTFRPNQPITRAEFASIASRFAALTEEKDLSFSDLDASHWGYKAIRLAASNGWISGYPDNTFRPEKAISRAEVTSITNRMLNRYADLDWIDAHRAEVIRFSDVGRSDWFFEPVMEATMGHDFTRDKDGKAEHWTGLNGKTFI from the coding sequence GTGAATAGACAAAAAAAGTTACAGTCAAAAGGAGGAAAAGTACCGGGGGGAGCGCGGCTATTCAGCTCTCCCTATTTCCCCGGTCAAGACCCGGATAACGATAAAAAACCGCTTATTTACGCAAATGTAAATGCTGTTTTTTCAACTAAAGGGCTTGACGGAGGAAAATTTGACTGGGGAGGAGTTTTTGGCAAAGACCAAGACGGTAAAACCAATAAAGCACAAATTGTTTTTGAACAAATTGATTACGATACGTCGACGAGAACCGGAGTTAAGTTCTTTTTAAAAGTTGATAAAGACGGAACTTACACATGGTCCGACGACCAAGGAAAACCGACCAAGCTTCCTCTCTATTCAAAAGAATTGAAGCCCTTTAAATACGAAGTGCTTCTCGATGAAGACGTATCGGACCATGTCAAATTGCTCACCGCTAGATTTTTCGGTACGAGAGAAAAATACTATTTCGGAGAACCTGATCCTGTTACGGGAGAGATCGTTGGTACCATTAATCTGGACCTATCTCTTCAACAAATTGCTTCGACGAAATTTACTTCCAAATGGAATACCGGCGTCGAAGAAGCAGACCGTCCGACGGTGGAAGGCTCTTTCCTGCCGGGGAATGAAACCGACCCTGAAATGTATGGGATTTTTAAATTCCCGAGCAATGACACGGGAAAAACCATCATAAGAAACGACCAACTCGATCCAAATAATCCCGGCGAATACTCTGAGTATCGGGCGGCAGATCTTGAAAAAACACCAAAGGTTGATGTAGCAGATCCGGATCCTGACTCGACGGATACCTATGTACTTGATAGAGATAATAAAAAAATCTCTTACAAGGAAAAGACCTACAGGTATACCTTCACCTACGACGTCATCAACGGCGGTAAGCTCACCATGACGGAGATCATCCCCGTGACTTTCGATGCCAATGGCGGAAAGTTTGCTTCTATTACTGAAGAAGGTGCCGACCAAAAAATCGTCAAGGAAGTGGACTACGACGGCACGTTGACGGACAAGGCGGAAGAACCCACGCAGGATCGTGAAACTTTTAAAGGCTGGTCGACAACTACTGACGGGAAAACCCCTGCTACTGATGCAGACTTTAAAAACATCACGAAAGCAAAGACTTTCTATGCAATTTGGGTCAATAACCCAATCACAGCAGAAGAACTTACAGTTAATGAATCTTTTAAGGAAGATGGTACAACAGAATATGTCAATGACTTTATTCCACCACTTGACACCTTAAAGGGACAAGTAAAGATCAAAGACGCAAATGGAGATCCACAACCATTAGCAGCTGATGATACTTTTGAAATATTAAAAGATGATGGTCAAACTGCATTTACTCAAGCTGAAATAGATGATGGAACATTAAAAGATTATCTATATGAAAAATTAAAAGAAAAAGATAATCCTAAGGGTGAACCTACAAGAGTAGAAACGGTAAAGGCAAAAGTTACCTACGCAAATGGCACGAGTCGCACCGTGGATATTCCCATTAAGGTTATAAAAAACATTTACGAAGCCAAGACCAAAGAAGGCAAACCTATATATGTTCCTGGTGATTATGTAAAAGTAACCCTGGATCCCACAAAAAAGGCAACTGACCCTCAAAAGATTTACTACTATGTAAATCCAGCTGCAAAAGTTGTTATACCTGGAGAAGACCCAACAGGAACTGACGGCAATGTCTTTGCCAAATGGACAATGAAGGCAGATACTGCAAGTGGTGAGGGTGCTGATTATACACTTAGAGACAGACATCAATTTGCAGCAGCATCTACAATTGAAGCCCAATATGAAAAAGAAAAGCAAGGTATAATCAACATCAAATATGTTGACGAAAACGGCAAAGAAATCGACTCTAAGTACCATGTAGACGGAGTAGATTACCCTTCAACAAAAGAAGGTAAATCAGGTGCTCTTGCCACTGAGAAAGAATATCCTACACCAGGACCTGCTTTCAAGGGCTACATCTATACAAGTAGAGATGCGATTAAAAGTCAACATTATAATGACCCTGCAACCGATACAATAACGTATCAATACACAAAAAAAGTAACCACAGATGACAAATCAACATCATGGGTTTACTTCCCAGTTGTCTTTGATGCTAACGGCGGTGAATTTAAATCAGACACAGCAACTCAAAAGACTGTCTATGTATACTTTGACGGAAACGACGCTACTGTTGAAAAAGTCACATTTAAAGAAGTCAAGGATGAATTTGAAAAAGCATACAGCAACCCAACAAAAGATGGCTTTGATTTTAAAGAATGGCAAAATGCTAAGACAAATGGAACAAAACCTGCCGATGATTACGAAATTCAATTCAAAGGCTGGGATTGGGAAGCAGACCCTGATAACGGTTATGTACCGGAAACTTTCTATGCCCACTATGAACAAGCCAGCGCTCTTGTTAAATATCTTGACCTAGATGGCAAGCCTATTGCCGATGAATTTAAGATCGACGGAGTAGAATATCCAACAGAAAAAGAAGGCAAATTAGGTGAAGCAATTGCATCTGATGTATTTACAAAAGACAACGCACCTAAGCTTATAGGCTATAAATTCAATAGAATTGAACTAAACCCTGTAAATTCAAAATATGCCTTAGACAATAAGGCAACAATTAAGATTTACTACGAAAAACTTCCTGATGTCATTCCGGCAAAAGATGGATCTGGTAATCCAAATGAAAAGCCGGAGGGCTATGTTGAAGTAAAATTTGTGCCGACAGATAAGGCAAAAGATACAACAGAAAAGATTTTCTATGTAAATCCTAAAAAAGATGTAACAATTCCTATTGCAGACCCGGAAGCTAAAGCTACCTATACATTTAAAGAATGGAAGATGGGAGCAGATGCTAAGGGAGCAGTTTATACTCCGAGTACTGGGCAAAAGTTTACTGATGATTTAACAGTAATCACCGCAACTTATGAGGAAACAAAGAACATCATCCCCTACGATCCGAGTGTTCCCGATCCCATGGTTCGCCCCGAGGGATATGTAAGAGTTACCTTTGCAGCGGACATGGGCTTAAAGTTAACGGAACAAAAAGCCTACTATGTCAAGAAAAACGCAGGCATCACGCTTGGAAATGCTGATCTTGTAAAACCGGCATACAAAGAAGAAACCGGCTACAAGTTTAAAGAGTGGGACAAGGAAGATACGCTAACGATTGCAGAAGCGGATATTCTTGTTACAGCTAAGGCGACGAAGCTGGATCCGGTCATTCCGGAAAAAGACGGCGAGGGAAATCCGAATGACAAGCCCGAAGGCTACAAGGAAGTCACTTTTGTTGTAAAAATCGGCGACGAAGCCAAGGGCAAAGTCACAGGCGTTGCAAAATTCTATGTAAACCCCACGGAATATGTCACCATCAATCCGCCGGCGACCAAGGCCAACACCGGCTATGAGTTCGGCGCATGGGACAAAGATGCGACCATCCCCACGGTCTACAAAGAAGACACAACCATCACCGGCTCCTTTAACGGACTGAAAGACGTCATTCCAAAAACAAAAGATGATGACTCAGAAAAACCAGCTGGCTATGTAAAAGTTACTTTTGAACTTGAAAAGTTAGATGGCAAAGAAGCTGGAAAGATTGTTGATGGTGAAACGATCACTTACTTTGTAAAACCAAATACAGATGTGACAATACCTCAGCCAGGAACTTTAGTTAATACGGGATATGAATTTAAAACTTGGAATCCTGATACAAGCAAAAAAGCTCAATATTCTCAAGACACAACAGTCAAAGGGAACTTCAAAAAGCTTGAAAATATTATTCCGAGCAAAAAGGACGACGGCACACCCAATGCTAAGCCCGACGGCTATATCACCGTCACTTTCGATAAGGGCGACCATGGAAAAGATATCACGGGCAAAACGGTCTACTACGTCAACCCGAAAGCCGATCCGCTTAAGAAATTAGGCGACACCCTAATAAAAAAACCGACAGTAAAAGCCGAAACCGGCTATAAATTTACCGGATGGGATACAAAAGATGATTTCGAAATAAAAGCCGATAAAACCGTGAAGGCCAAATATGATTCCATCGATGATGTCGTTCCCAAGACAAAGGATGACGAGTCGGAAAAGCCCGAAGACTATATTACCGTCACCTTTGTAAAGGGTGAGCACGGGAAAGAATTGACGGGCCAAGCAGTTTACTACGTCAACCCCAACAAGGCAGTGGTTCTTAAGGAAAAAGCCCCGACGGCTGTTCCCAACACCGGCTATAAATTTGCAAGATGGGATGTCTCCATCGACCAAGCCATTCAATACAAAGACGGCGCTGAAATCACGGCCCTTTACAACGACCCGGGCAATATTTCCACAACGGAAGTCGCCAGTTATGTAAAAGTTGAATTTAAGCCGGGCACCAATGGTGCGTTGGAAGGCACACAAGCTTACTGGATCAAGCCTGGTGTGGAAGTGAATATCCCCGCGCCTGCGGTGAAACCCAATGTCGGCTATAAATTCGATAAATGGGATAAGTCTTTAACCGTTACGGCAAAGGCAGGTGACCCGACCTATGAAATTACGGCAACTTATACCGAGAAAGCCACCATCATTCCCAAAACCAAGTCCGACGATTCCGAAAAGCCCAATGGCTACGTCACCGTCACCTTTACCACAGACGGAAACGGGAGCCTGGAAGGAACGACGACTTACTTCGTCAACCCGAACAAGGAAGCGGACTTTACCCAAATCGCCGATAATTTGACTAAAAAGCCGAATATCGGTTATACGGAAAAAGGCGGCAGCTGGAATTCCACTGACTTCAAGAAAACCTTCAACGCAAACGCAGAATTTAAGTTTGGTTTCAAAAAATTAGAGGATGTGATTCCTGCCAAGGAAGGCGAAGACAGACCGGAAGGTTATGTCACCGTGAAGTTGATTCCCACGGATAAGGCCACGGTTGCGACAGAAAAATCCTATTGGGTCAAAGCCGATACGGAAGTCACCATTACGGATAAGCCGATGGGAACAAAGGTTAAAGATGCCAACGACATCACCTATGATTACACTTTCGCGGGCTGGACGGTAACCAGAGGCACCATCGCTTCTTGGAATGATGAAAACATCAAAGGTAAGTTTATCCAAGATACAGAGATTACTGCCAAGTACAACTTGAAACTTGTCGACGTCATGCCGTTGCCGCTCGCACAAGATAATGTGGTAACGCCCATCGGTGAGACACCTGATGTGAATACACTGATTAAGAACAAGGATAAGCTGCCTGAAAATACGACAATCAATTATGCTACAGGCGGTGAACCTTCTGTAGATAAGGCAGGCAAAACAACAGCCAAGGTTGAAGTGAAGTATCCCAATGGTAAGACGACGATTGTCGAAGTTCCCATTACCGTCGTGAACAATGTGATTCCTAAAGTCGATGAAAATACGAAGAAGCCCGACGGCTATGTGATGGTCACCTTTGAAATCGAAGGTAAAGGCGGAACGATAGCAGACGGCGAAACAACGGTCTACTATGTCAATCCGAAACAAGACGTGACCATTCCTCAACCCGATACGATTGCCGACACCGGCTACATGTTCGACAAGTGGGATAAAGACACAAAGACACCGACAAAATATCTGGACGAAACGACGGTCAAGGGTAGCTTCAAGAGCCAAAAGGACATCATCCCTGCTACCAATGACGACGGCACGAAAAACGACAAGCCCGAAGGCTATGTCACCCTCACCTTCGACAAAGGCGAGCAGGGAAAAGAAATCACAGGCCAAAGGGTCTACTACGTCAATCCGAAGACCGACCCTGCGAAGATGCTAGGTGACACCCTAATCAAAAAACCAGAAGTCAAAGCGGCAACCGGCTGGAAGCAAAAAGCCGATGCAGATGCTTGGGATACTCCGGACACATTCGAAATAACAGCCGACAAAACGGTTAAGGCACAATATGAACCGCTCGCTGATGTCATCCCCCAAGAAAAAGAGGACGGTACCGACAAGCCCGACGGCTACATTAGCGTTACATTCTCTACGGAAACGAACGGTAAGATAGAAGGAACTGACAAGACAACGAGAGTCATCTACGTTAATCCGAATAAGGCAGTCGTGTTGAATGACCAAGCACCAAAAGTAACACCCAACACCGGCTTTGAATTTGCAGACTGGGACACCCAAATCGAAAAAGCAATTCAATACAAGGATAAGGACGTTATCAAGGCGAAATACAATACAATCGGCGATGTGATTCCCCAAGGAAAACCCGACGGCAGCGATAAGCCGGCAGGTTATCTCACCGTCACGTTTGTGAAGGGCAATCATGGTGAACTAAACGGCCAGACCGTCTACTATGTCAAGCCCAGCACAGAAGTGACCGTACCGGCTCCTGCTGTGACACCGGCATCGGGCTGGAAGCATGAAGGTTGGGATAAGGCCCTAACGCAAACATTTACTGAAGACACGACCATTACGGCACAATACGATTCCTTCGGTGATATTATTCCTCAGGAAAAAACTGATGGATCGGACAAGCCTGACGGCTACGTCACAGTTACCTTTAACAAGGGTGCGAACGGAAGTCTCGAAGGACAAACTGTTTACTACGTCAATCCGACTGCCGGAAAGACATTGGCCGATGTAATCCATCCCACCATCAAGCCGGCAACAGGTTTCACGTCAGCCGGATGGGACAAAGAGGATACGACAGCGATAACAGGCGACATCACTGTAACAGCGAAGTATCAATCAGAAAACGATGTCATCCCGAAGACAAAGGATGACGGAACAGAAAACGACAAACCCGAAGGCTATATCACCGTCACCTTTGAAAAGGGTGAGCACGGTAGGTTAAACGGTAAAACTGTCTACTACGTCAACCCGAAGAAGGCCGTTGTGCTTAAGGATCAGGCACCGGATGTTACGCCCGACAAAGACTACACCTTTACCGGATGGGATACTACCATCGAAAAAGCCATCCAATACAAAGATGGTGATAAGATTACCGCCAAATATACGGAAAAAGAAACCAAACCTGGTAGACGTTCCGGTGGTTCAAGTGGCGGCAGTGGCGGCGTCCTCGTTCCGTCTACGCCTAAGCCGACGCCGGAAAAACCGTCGGAAGGGGACTTGAACAAGGATGACCACTACCAGTACCTCATTGGCTATCCGGATGGGACCTTTGCGCCCAACCGGGGCATGACCCGGGCTGAGGTGGCCACCATGTTTACCCGTCTCTTGAAAGACCGCCCTGTTAAGTGGCTCCACTACAGTTCCGGTTTGAGCGACATTTACGCCGGCGACTGGTATGCAGATACGGTGGGCTATGCTGTTGAAAAAGGCATTGTCTCCGGTTATCCGGATGGAACTTTCAGACCCAACCAGCCCATTACCCGGGCAGAATTTGCCTCCATCGCCTCTCGCTTTGCCGCGCTCACTGAAGAAAAAGATCTCAGCTTCAGCGATTTGGATGCAAGCCACTGGGGCTACAAGGCCATCCGCCTGGCGGCCTCCAACGGTTGGATCTCCGGTTATCCGGACAACACCTTCCGCCCTGAAAAAGCCATCAGCCGGGCAGAAGTGACCTCCATCACCAACCGCATGCTCAACCGTTACGCAGACCTCGACTGGATCGACGCTCACCGCGCCGAAGTTATCCGGTTTAGCGATGTTGGCCGCAGCGATTGGTTCTTTGAACCGGTCATGGAAGCCACCATGGGCCATGACTTTACCCGCGATAAAGACGGTAAAGCTGAACACTGGACCGGTCTTAACGGTAAGACCTTTATCTAA
- a CDS encoding transketolase, translating into MSKIRVETLQAHADAIRCDVLRMITEAGSGHPGGSLSAAECLTYLYFHAMTLDPANPQMADRDRFVLSKGHAAPVLYATLAHRGFFPVADLMGLRKLGSPLQGHPDMRKVPGVEMSTGSLGTGFSTAIGMALAARLDGSNRRTFVLLGDGELDEGQVWEAAMAAGHYKLNRLIAFVDVNGLQIDGFTKDVMNPEPVDQKFAAFGWDVQVIDGHDFKAIHEAVDQASAASGDRPHMIVMRTVKGQGVSFMENQCKWHGSAPSQDELAQALEELAEGGK; encoded by the coding sequence ATGAGTAAGATCCGGGTGGAGACGCTGCAGGCGCATGCCGATGCGATTCGCTGTGATGTATTGCGCATGATTACGGAAGCCGGCAGCGGGCATCCGGGCGGTTCTTTATCCGCCGCAGAATGCCTCACCTATTTATATTTTCACGCCATGACCCTTGACCCGGCCAACCCGCAAATGGCGGACCGGGACCGGTTTGTCCTTTCCAAGGGCCACGCCGCACCGGTGCTGTATGCCACCCTGGCCCACCGGGGATTTTTCCCGGTGGCGGATTTAATGGGCCTGCGTAAGCTTGGCAGTCCCCTGCAGGGGCATCCGGACATGCGGAAGGTGCCCGGGGTGGAAATGTCCACCGGCAGCCTGGGGACCGGCTTTTCCACGGCGATTGGCATGGCCCTGGCGGCGCGGCTGGATGGGTCAAACCGCCGCACCTTTGTCCTCCTGGGCGATGGCGAGTTGGATGAAGGCCAGGTCTGGGAAGCGGCCATGGCGGCCGGCCATTACAAACTGAACCGGCTCATTGCCTTTGTGGATGTGAACGGTTTGCAAATTGACGGCTTCACCAAGGACGTTATGAACCCGGAGCCGGTGGATCAAAAATTCGCCGCCTTCGGCTGGGACGTGCAGGTGATTGACGGCCATGATTTTAAGGCCATTCACGAGGCGGTGGACCAGGCCTCTGCAGCCTCCGGCGACCGTCCCCACATGATCGTCATGCGGACGGTTAAGGGACAGGGCGTTTCCTTTATGGAGAACCAATGCAAGTGGCACGGCAGCGCGCCCTCTCAGGATGAGCTGGCGCAAGCCTTGGAAGAATTGGCGGAAGGTGGCAAGTAA
- a CDS encoding transketolase family protein, whose translation MDKQATRDAYGQALADLGQVREDVVVLDADLSGSTKTSLFAKAFPDRFFDMGIAEQNMIGTAAGLAASGYLPFASTFAVFACGRAYDQIRNSVCYPNLPVKICASHAGLTVGEDGGSHQMIEDLALMRALPNMTVLVPADGPEAAQALVAAAEVDGPVYMRLGRPKVPVITEPGEPFIVGKAGVLREGIDVTLIACGIMVAKAMDAAERLADRGISATVLNMASIKPIDREAILHWADVTGAIVTAEEHTIFGGLGSAVAEVVVQENPVPMEMVGVNDQFGQSGKPDDLLAAYNLTSQAIADAAIRAVDRKE comes from the coding sequence ATGGATAAACAAGCAACACGTGATGCGTACGGGCAAGCCTTGGCAGACCTGGGACAGGTCCGGGAAGACGTCGTCGTTTTAGATGCCGACTTATCCGGCTCAACCAAAACATCCCTCTTTGCCAAAGCCTTTCCCGACCGTTTCTTTGATATGGGCATTGCCGAGCAAAATATGATCGGCACCGCCGCCGGCCTGGCGGCATCCGGCTACCTGCCCTTTGCCTCAACCTTTGCCGTTTTTGCCTGCGGACGGGCTTACGACCAAATCCGCAATTCGGTCTGTTACCCGAACTTGCCTGTGAAAATCTGCGCCAGCCATGCCGGCCTGACCGTCGGCGAAGATGGCGGGTCTCACCAGATGATTGAAGACCTGGCACTGATGCGGGCCCTGCCCAATATGACCGTCCTCGTTCCGGCCGACGGCCCTGAAGCCGCCCAAGCCTTGGTTGCCGCCGCCGAGGTGGACGGCCCCGTCTATATGCGGCTGGGACGGCCCAAGGTGCCCGTCATCACCGAGCCGGGCGAGCCCTTTATCGTCGGTAAAGCCGGCGTTTTGCGGGAAGGGATTGACGTGACCCTCATCGCCTGCGGCATCATGGTCGCCAAGGCCATGGACGCCGCCGAACGGCTGGCCGACCGGGGCATCTCTGCCACCGTACTCAACATGGCCAGCATCAAACCCATCGATCGAGAGGCCATCCTTCACTGGGCGGATGTGACCGGGGCCATCGTCACCGCAGAAGAGCACACCATCTTTGGCGGCCTGGGCAGTGCCGTCGCTGAAGTGGTCGTCCAGGAAAACCCTGTCCCCATGGAAATGGTCGGCGTCAATGACCAGTTCGGCCAAAGCGGCAAGCCCGATGACCTCTTGGCAGCCTATAACCTCACCAGCCAAGCCATCGCCGACGCCGCCATCCGCGCCGTCGATCGAAAAGAATAA